A window from uncultured Desulfobacter sp. encodes these proteins:
- the icmF gene encoding fused isobutyryl-CoA mutase/GTPase IcmF, with protein sequence MSDALDVYTPRHKVRIITATSLFDGHDVSINMFRRLLQSTGVEVIHLGHNRSVKEIVDAAIEEDAQGIAVSSYQGGHIEFFKYIVDFLKEHNASDIKVFGGGGGVIVPDEIQALHDYGVARIFSPEDGTKMGLQGMINHMVKAVDFSTVTDDALDVNLLSFKNKRLVGKAITAVEQAKYSGNGHLDHFRAQLSKKIGSRTVPVMGITGTGGAGKSSLIDELVLRMIHDVKDIRIAVISSDVSRRKTGGALLGDRIRMNAIDNDRVYMRSLATRKAHSEIPEALGDVISVVKAAGFDFIIAETAGIGQGDSQITDQVDCAMYVMTAEFGAASQLEKIDMLDYADLIVVNKFEKRGAEDAVRDVRKQVQRNRNAWAMQPDDMPVFGTIASKFNDDGVTALYQALLETISEKTGVKFESQLSKIEVKTSSSKTVVIPPERTRYLSEIADTVRDYHKHTQIQAQAIRKVWHLEETAKAIDESLLDGDKTELIENLKKAIDAARRNVDGAAKDLVTQWEDTKDAYTKDELVYTVRGKEIRVPLYTRSLSHQKIPKISLPKFKDPGEIYQWLRRENLPGYFPFTAGVFPLKRVGEDPTRMFAGEGDPARTNARFHLLSGDYEAKRLSTAFDSVTLYGCDPELRPDIYGKVGNAGVSVCTLDDVKVLYSGFDLSAPSTSVSMTINGPAPVMLAMFMNTAIDQQVDKYTQQNGKVPTSQVYQNIRESVLSNVRGTVQADILKEDQGQNTCIFSIEFALKMMGDIQQYFMENNVRNFYSVSISGYHVAEAGANPITQLALTLSNGFTYVEYYLSRGMPIDSFGPNLSYFFSNGMDPEYTVIGRVARRIWSIAMKEKYNASARSQMLKYHIQTSGRSLHSQEIQFNDIRTTLQALCAVYDNCNSLHTNAFDEAITTPTAESVRRALAIQMIINREWGLAKNENMNQGSFIVEELTDLVEQAVLMEFDRISERGGVLGAMETGYQRSKIQEESVYYETLKHNGALPIVGVNMFRENNSEDEATPQGSGCCELARATEEEKQSQLKRLADFQRRHEKAAPQALEKLQRVVLSGGNIFEELMETVKVCSLGQITRALYDVGGRYRRNM encoded by the coding sequence ATGAGTGACGCTTTAGACGTATACACACCCCGGCATAAAGTCCGTATTATCACAGCCACGTCCCTGTTTGACGGACATGACGTCTCCATCAACATGTTCCGAAGACTGCTTCAGAGTACCGGTGTGGAGGTGATCCACCTGGGGCACAACCGTTCCGTAAAAGAAATCGTGGACGCGGCCATTGAAGAAGATGCCCAGGGCATCGCCGTTTCAAGTTACCAGGGCGGGCATATCGAATTTTTCAAGTATATCGTGGATTTTTTAAAAGAACACAATGCCTCTGACATTAAAGTTTTCGGCGGCGGCGGCGGCGTAATTGTGCCCGATGAAATCCAGGCGCTCCATGATTATGGTGTCGCCAGGATATTTTCCCCCGAAGACGGTACAAAGATGGGACTGCAGGGAATGATCAACCATATGGTCAAGGCGGTTGATTTTTCCACGGTCACGGATGACGCCCTTGACGTTAACCTTCTGTCTTTTAAAAACAAACGTCTGGTGGGCAAGGCGATCACGGCAGTGGAACAGGCCAAATATTCCGGCAACGGCCATTTGGATCATTTCAGGGCCCAACTGTCTAAAAAAATCGGCAGCAGAACCGTGCCTGTCATGGGCATCACCGGTACCGGCGGAGCTGGAAAGTCTTCGCTCATTGACGAACTGGTGCTTCGCATGATCCATGATGTAAAAGACATCAGGATAGCTGTCATCAGTTCGGACGTATCCAGAAGAAAAACCGGCGGAGCCCTGTTGGGGGATCGCATCCGGATGAACGCCATCGACAATGACCGGGTGTACATGCGCTCCCTGGCCACGCGAAAAGCCCACTCGGAAATCCCGGAAGCTCTGGGAGACGTCATTTCCGTGGTCAAGGCCGCCGGATTTGATTTTATCATCGCCGAAACCGCCGGCATCGGCCAGGGGGATTCCCAGATCACCGACCAGGTGGATTGCGCCATGTATGTGATGACGGCCGAATTCGGAGCGGCAAGCCAGCTGGAAAAAATAGATATGCTGGATTACGCGGACCTGATTGTGGTCAACAAATTCGAAAAAAGAGGGGCCGAAGATGCCGTACGGGATGTGCGCAAACAGGTGCAAAGAAACCGGAATGCCTGGGCGATGCAGCCGGACGATATGCCGGTATTCGGCACCATTGCTTCCAAATTCAACGATGACGGTGTGACGGCCCTTTATCAGGCCCTGCTGGAAACGATTTCTGAGAAGACCGGGGTTAAGTTTGAAAGTCAACTTTCTAAAATTGAAGTCAAGACATCCTCATCAAAAACCGTAGTCATCCCGCCGGAAAGAACGCGCTACCTGTCAGAAATTGCCGACACCGTCCGGGACTACCACAAGCATACCCAAATACAGGCCCAGGCCATCCGCAAGGTGTGGCACCTGGAAGAGACGGCCAAGGCCATTGATGAGAGCCTGCTTGACGGGGATAAAACAGAACTGATCGAAAATCTGAAAAAAGCAATTGATGCCGCGAGAAGAAACGTTGATGGAGCAGCCAAGGATCTGGTAACCCAATGGGAGGACACGAAAGATGCCTATACAAAGGACGAACTGGTATACACAGTCCGGGGCAAGGAAATACGAGTGCCATTGTATACCCGGTCTTTATCCCACCAGAAAATCCCCAAGATCAGTCTGCCCAAATTCAAGGACCCGGGTGAGATATACCAATGGCTGCGGCGGGAAAATCTTCCCGGATACTTTCCATTTACGGCCGGTGTATTTCCCCTGAAACGGGTGGGGGAAGACCCGACCCGAATGTTTGCCGGAGAAGGAGATCCGGCCCGAACCAACGCCCGGTTTCATTTGCTTTCCGGTGACTACGAGGCCAAAAGGCTATCCACGGCGTTTGATTCGGTCACCCTTTACGGATGTGACCCGGAGCTTCGGCCCGATATTTACGGCAAGGTCGGCAACGCAGGGGTCAGTGTATGTACCCTGGACGATGTCAAAGTGTTGTACAGCGGGTTCGATCTTAGTGCACCGTCAACCTCCGTCTCCATGACCATCAACGGCCCGGCACCTGTCATGCTTGCCATGTTCATGAATACGGCCATTGATCAGCAGGTGGACAAATACACACAACAGAACGGTAAAGTACCGACAAGCCAGGTATATCAAAATATTCGAGAATCAGTACTCAGCAATGTCCGCGGCACGGTTCAGGCCGATATTTTAAAAGAAGATCAGGGGCAGAACACATGTATTTTTTCCATTGAGTTTGCCCTGAAAATGATGGGCGATATCCAGCAGTACTTCATGGAAAACAATGTCCGCAATTTTTACTCGGTATCCATTTCAGGCTATCACGTCGCCGAAGCCGGTGCCAACCCTATTACCCAACTTGCCCTGACCCTTTCCAACGGCTTTACCTATGTGGAATATTACCTTTCCCGGGGCATGCCCATCGACAGTTTCGGGCCCAATTTATCATACTTTTTTTCCAACGGCATGGATCCCGAATATACAGTGATCGGGAGAGTTGCCCGCAGAATCTGGTCCATTGCCATGAAAGAGAAGTACAATGCGTCGGCACGTTCACAGATGCTCAAATATCATATCCAGACATCCGGCAGATCCCTTCACAGTCAGGAGATCCAGTTCAACGACATACGGACCACCTTACAGGCACTTTGCGCGGTATATGACAATTGCAACAGCCTGCACACCAATGCCTTTGACGAAGCTATCACAACTCCCACAGCAGAGTCGGTGCGACGGGCCCTGGCCATCCAGATGATTATCAACCGGGAGTGGGGGTTGGCCAAAAATGAAAATATGAATCAGGGAAGCTTCATCGTCGAAGAGCTGACGGATCTGGTGGAGCAGGCCGTGCTGATGGAGTTTGACCGGATCTCGGAACGGGGCGGTGTGCTGGGCGCCATGGAAACGGGATACCAGCGAAGCAAAATCCAGGAAGAATCAGTCTACTATGAGACGTTGAAGCACAATGGCGCGCTTCCCATTGTCGGTGTCAACATGTTCCGTGAAAACAATTCCGAAGACGAGGCAACGCCCCAAGGTAGCGGCTGCTGTGAACTGGCCAGGGCCACGGAAGAAGAGAAGCAATCCCAGTTAAAACGCTTGGCCGATTTTCAACGACGGCATGAAAAGGCAGCACCCCAGGCTCTGGAAAAACTTCAACGGGTGGTCCTTTCCGGGGGCAACATCTTTGAAGAACTGATGGAAACAGTTAAGGTCTGCAGTCTGGGACAGATCACCAGAGCTCTTTACGATGTGGGGGGCCGGTATCGCAGGAACATGTAA
- a CDS encoding 5'-nucleotidase C-terminal domain-containing protein — protein MGTTRRNLKTGIVVRFFLLSTAVLVFGTLGSSAFSSQTKLKILHLNDVHSFLAPQTVELTFDGQSTTCEVGGMARIAGLVDVLAVNPEQTLLLHAGDAVQGTLYFTLFDGRADAGVMSAMPFDAMALGNHEFDNGDSWLAGFIRSLKVPVVSANIRVTPGHVLEHLFAPYVVKEIDGRPVGIIGMTISEVTRRSSRSGPGVVFGDEVRCVQAAVDELSAKGIGRIILLSHYGLENTLSLAGKVSDVDVIVDGHSHTLLGDLAAYGLACDGPYPVIAENKDGDPVCIVQAWSNGRVLGELDVAFKADRLVAWSGRPHLVLGNQFRRKDAAGDLQPVTGVDRKKILDCISRDPTLNIAPENTAVASVLGQFSSQVAEKGETIIGTACQDLAHVRVPGQVHGTQAMPLGSCLAPLVAQAFYEQVPHADMCIQNAGGVRTGIQKGAIRYSTVYGVLPFSNTLFEIQMSGHGIRQLLEQALAYVIQNDAKGAFPYAYGLRYDIDARNPFGSRFSGLEVRERASGRYVPLEDEHIYVVVANDFIASGKDGYKGFGAASQVPGKTVGTYLDYARAFINHVQNLASSGKGLAELPRRDHCIKSFIPPEKPILF, from the coding sequence ATGGGCACCACAAGAAGAAATTTAAAAACTGGCATTGTGGTCCGATTTTTTTTGCTGTCGACAGCAGTCCTGGTGTTCGGCACTTTGGGCAGCAGTGCTTTTTCTTCCCAGACCAAGCTTAAGATCCTGCATCTTAACGATGTGCACTCCTTTCTGGCTCCCCAGACCGTTGAACTGACTTTTGATGGGCAGTCCACCACCTGTGAGGTCGGCGGTATGGCAAGAATTGCCGGGTTGGTGGATGTGCTGGCAGTCAATCCTGAGCAGACGCTGCTGCTGCATGCCGGCGATGCGGTCCAGGGAACCCTGTACTTTACCCTGTTTGACGGCCGGGCCGATGCCGGGGTGATGAGTGCCATGCCCTTTGATGCCATGGCTTTGGGCAACCATGAATTTGACAACGGGGATTCTTGGCTGGCCGGTTTTATCCGGTCGTTGAAGGTGCCGGTGGTCAGCGCCAATATCCGAGTGACTCCCGGGCATGTGCTGGAACATCTGTTTGCCCCCTATGTGGTGAAAGAAATTGACGGGCGGCCGGTTGGAATCATAGGCATGACCATTTCAGAGGTGACGCGCCGCTCCTCCCGTTCCGGTCCCGGGGTGGTGTTCGGCGATGAGGTGCGATGCGTTCAGGCCGCGGTGGATGAGCTGTCGGCCAAGGGGATTGGTCGGATTATTTTGCTGAGTCATTACGGGCTTGAAAATACCTTGTCCCTGGCGGGGAAAGTCAGCGATGTGGATGTGATCGTGGATGGACACAGCCATACGCTTTTGGGTGATTTGGCCGCTTACGGGCTGGCCTGTGACGGTCCCTATCCGGTGATTGCCGAAAATAAAGACGGTGATCCGGTCTGCATTGTTCAGGCATGGTCCAACGGCCGGGTGCTGGGGGAGCTTGATGTGGCGTTCAAGGCCGATCGGCTGGTCGCCTGGTCCGGACGGCCTCACCTGGTGTTGGGGAATCAATTTCGGCGAAAAGATGCCGCAGGCGATCTGCAACCGGTCACCGGTGTTGATCGAAAAAAAATTCTGGACTGTATCAGCCGTGATCCAACTCTTAATATTGCCCCTGAAAATACAGCAGTTGCCAGTGTTTTAGGTCAGTTTTCCAGCCAGGTGGCAGAAAAAGGCGAGACCATTATTGGAACCGCTTGTCAGGATCTTGCGCATGTGCGCGTACCGGGCCAGGTTCATGGTACTCAAGCAATGCCTTTGGGCAGTTGTCTGGCTCCTTTGGTGGCCCAGGCGTTTTATGAGCAGGTGCCCCATGCCGACATGTGCATTCAGAATGCCGGCGGGGTCCGAACGGGTATTCAAAAGGGGGCGATTCGTTACAGCACTGTTTATGGGGTACTGCCGTTTTCAAATACCCTGTTTGAAATCCAAATGTCCGGTCACGGTATCCGGCAACTCCTTGAACAGGCCCTGGCGTATGTGATCCAAAACGATGCAAAAGGGGCGTTCCCCTATGCCTACGGCCTGCGGTACGATATTGATGCGCGCAATCCATTCGGCAGCAGGTTTTCCGGGCTTGAGGTCCGGGAGCGCGCATCCGGTCGATATGTTCCCCTTGAAGATGAGCACATTTATGTGGTGGTGGCCAATGACTTTATCGCCTCGGGTAAGGACGGGTACAAAGGGTTTGGCGCGGCCTCACAAGTGCCTGGAAAAACGGTCGGCACATATCTGGATTATGCCCGGGCATTTATTAACCATGTTCAGAACCTGGCGAGTTCCGGTAAAGGCCTTGCCGAATTGCCGCGCCGGGATCACTGCATCAAAAGCTTCATTCCGCCGGAGAAACCTATCCTTTTTTAA
- the pap gene encoding polyphosphate:AMP phosphotransferase: protein MFESAELGHKISKSDYKKEVPVLREELLHAQFELGESSAFQVIILVGGLDGAGRGATVNLLNEWMDPRFIQTHGMGEPSDEELDRPMMWRFWMALPPKGKIGVFLGSWYTWPMLNRVYGKTKDADLEQSMGRAIKFEKMLVNEGALIIKFWFHLSREEQKKRLQSLEKDPLTRWKVTERDWEHFKAYDKFREVHEKVIRQTSTPEAPWLIVEGADSRYRDLTVGKLILNAIRERLSKEAQPSPEILAPPLMPSIDNVNVLKTLDMTQALEKDEYQKKLKKYQRKLNLLIRDPKFKYTSVIAVFEGNDAAGKGGAIRRITGALDARGYQVIPIAAPTEEEREQPYLWRFWRHLPRKGRVTMFDRSWYGRVLVERVEQFCSEADWMRAYSEINEFELQIVRHHMVVVKFWLTITKEEQLERFHAREQTAFKRFKITDEDWRNRKKWEQYEQAVTDMVDRTSTHYAPWTLIEANNKYFARIKVLKTLCNTIEAKLQEIHEEGVDYLEKPKKKK, encoded by the coding sequence ATGTTTGAATCTGCCGAGTTGGGACATAAGATATCCAAATCCGATTATAAGAAAGAAGTGCCTGTCCTGCGTGAAGAACTGCTTCATGCACAGTTTGAATTAGGGGAATCCTCCGCGTTTCAAGTGATTATTCTGGTCGGCGGATTAGACGGTGCAGGGCGCGGTGCCACAGTGAATTTGTTGAATGAATGGATGGATCCCCGCTTTATTCAAACCCACGGCATGGGAGAGCCTTCGGACGAGGAACTGGATCGGCCGATGATGTGGCGGTTCTGGATGGCCTTGCCGCCAAAGGGTAAAATCGGTGTTTTCCTGGGATCGTGGTACACGTGGCCGATGCTGAACAGGGTCTATGGCAAAACAAAAGATGCGGATCTGGAGCAGAGCATGGGCCGGGCCATAAAGTTCGAAAAAATGCTGGTAAATGAGGGGGCCCTGATCATTAAATTTTGGTTTCATCTTTCCCGGGAAGAGCAGAAAAAACGATTGCAATCCCTTGAAAAAGATCCATTGACCCGTTGGAAGGTCACCGAACGTGACTGGGAACACTTCAAGGCCTACGATAAGTTTCGTGAAGTTCATGAAAAGGTGATTCGTCAGACCTCAACCCCTGAAGCGCCATGGTTGATCGTTGAAGGCGCAGATTCCCGCTACCGGGACTTAACCGTTGGAAAGCTTATTCTAAATGCGATTCGAGAACGGTTGAGCAAGGAAGCTCAACCTTCTCCGGAAATCCTTGCGCCGCCTCTTATGCCGTCCATTGATAATGTCAACGTGCTGAAAACGTTGGATATGACCCAGGCACTGGAAAAGGATGAGTACCAAAAAAAGTTGAAAAAGTACCAAAGAAAGCTGAACCTGCTGATCAGGGATCCAAAGTTTAAATACACGTCAGTCATCGCCGTGTTTGAGGGCAACGACGCCGCAGGGAAGGGCGGAGCCATACGTCGTATCACAGGGGCGCTTGATGCCCGCGGGTATCAGGTGATTCCCATTGCCGCACCTACGGAGGAGGAACGAGAGCAGCCGTACCTTTGGCGATTCTGGCGGCATTTGCCCCGTAAAGGCCGGGTAACGATGTTTGACAGATCCTGGTACGGCCGCGTGCTGGTGGAACGGGTCGAACAATTTTGTTCCGAAGCCGACTGGATGAGGGCCTACAGTGAAATCAACGAGTTTGAGTTACAGATTGTCCGCCATCACATGGTGGTGGTTAAGTTCTGGTTGACCATCACCAAAGAAGAACAGTTGGAAAGATTCCATGCCAGAGAGCAAACCGCCTTCAAGCGGTTCAAAATCACAGACGAGGACTGGCGTAACCGCAAAAAATGGGAACAGTATGAACAGGCGGTTACGGATATGGTCGATAGGACCAGCACGCATTATGCGCCCTGGACCCTGATAGAGGCGAATAATAAATACTTTGCCCGTATCAAGGTCCTCAAGACATTATGTAATACAATCGAGGCCAAGCTCCAGGAAATCCACGAGGAAGGCGTCGATTATCTGGAAAAACCAAAGAAAAAGAAATAA
- a CDS encoding TetR/AcrR family transcriptional regulator, protein MAEGGIREHKKDQSERKILNAALLVFSTQGFNGARIDAIARKAGVNKAMIYYRIGNKQALYQAVIQDIYQDRAAQLRREIQSRTTPEEKLNTYIASVAAIMDAHPHFTRIMIREMVSGWGNFGPAIFEEVSVTIKIVQAILDEGVEKGIFKKTDPLAVHTMILGSLILNHLTHPVKPQIMAALDTSEVPSDIDGFNQLVPQVQCLVIAALRPGADSREV, encoded by the coding sequence ATGGCCGAGGGCGGTATTAGAGAACATAAAAAAGACCAGTCTGAGCGTAAAATTTTAAATGCGGCGCTGCTGGTGTTCAGCACTCAGGGATTCAATGGCGCCCGCATTGATGCCATTGCCCGTAAAGCCGGGGTAAACAAGGCCATGATCTATTACCGGATCGGAAATAAACAGGCGTTGTACCAGGCCGTGATTCAGGACATCTACCAGGACCGGGCAGCCCAGCTTCGCCGGGAAATCCAGTCCAGAACCACCCCCGAAGAAAAATTAAACACTTACATTGCCAGCGTTGCGGCCATCATGGATGCCCATCCCCATTTCACCCGGATCATGATTCGGGAGATGGTTTCCGGATGGGGAAATTTCGGCCCGGCAATCTTTGAAGAGGTCAGTGTGACCATTAAGATTGTCCAGGCAATACTTGACGAAGGCGTGGAAAAAGGTATTTTTAAGAAAACCGATCCTCTGGCGGTTCATACCATGATTCTTGGGTCGCTGATTCTGAACCATCTGACCCATCCGGTCAAACCCCAAATCATGGCGGCCCTGGATACATCAGAAGTCCCATCTGACATTGATGGGTTTAACCAGCTTGTACCCCAGGTACAGTGCCTTGTTATCGCGGCCCTGCGTCCCGGTGCTGATTCCCGTGAAGTATAA
- a CDS encoding TolC family protein: MMHKTIQKTLSFFLILSAVLILVSPPHTCRAQEQLTVERAVQIALENSLQRRMAAKDVEIADEGLARARAEFGPTLTLQGGLSRYNDTPTIVQTNQGLAKLNNALSAATGLMPEVSLPSDSRTYYGAGLKVTQPLYTGNKLTATRRLAQANLEHARSNLDASDNDLALSARKAFYTVILSRQMARAMDEAVESMTEHVQEATAYHDQEIVPKLDLLRAEEKLADLRQQQLYAHNNVDLAQTSLNYVLGVDMDTRYTYDDTPQTLPMPHDLGTCIQTGQENRPEISAMDAQIQMAKQQIAIAQSDRLPTLALVGEVHRTEPEEEDPTAQIGIVASMDLFDSGRTSHKKAQATRQLEKALTAKKQLSRGIRLEVEKAYHDAQAALKSIDVAQKSLDTAQEALDAARTRYRVGLSTSLERLDAEVSLTRAKTNHIHALSMYNIAVAELERAMGKE; the protein is encoded by the coding sequence ATGATGCATAAGACAATACAAAAAACGCTCTCTTTTTTTCTGATTCTATCTGCCGTTCTGATTCTGGTGTCACCGCCACACACATGCCGGGCCCAGGAACAACTGACCGTGGAAAGGGCCGTACAGATTGCCCTTGAAAACAGCCTGCAGCGGCGTATGGCGGCAAAAGATGTGGAAATTGCCGATGAGGGCCTTGCCCGGGCCCGGGCTGAATTCGGGCCAACATTGACACTCCAGGGCGGCCTTTCCCGGTACAATGACACCCCCACGATTGTGCAGACAAACCAGGGGCTGGCAAAGCTGAACAATGCGCTATCCGCCGCGACCGGCCTGATGCCCGAAGTGAGTCTGCCCAGTGACAGCCGAACCTATTACGGCGCAGGACTCAAGGTGACCCAACCGTTGTACACAGGCAATAAACTGACGGCCACCCGCCGCCTGGCCCAGGCCAACCTTGAACATGCCAGAAGCAATCTGGATGCTTCGGACAACGACCTGGCGCTGTCTGCCCGAAAAGCCTTTTACACTGTGATCCTGAGCCGCCAGATGGCCAGGGCCATGGACGAGGCGGTGGAAAGCATGACCGAACATGTTCAAGAGGCCACCGCCTACCACGACCAGGAAATTGTGCCCAAACTGGATCTTTTGAGGGCCGAGGAGAAACTTGCGGATTTAAGGCAACAGCAGTTATATGCGCACAATAATGTGGATCTTGCCCAGACCTCTTTGAACTATGTGCTCGGCGTGGACATGGATACCCGGTATACCTATGATGATACCCCGCAGACCCTGCCCATGCCCCACGATCTTGGGACCTGTATTCAAACCGGTCAGGAAAACAGACCCGAAATCAGCGCAATGGACGCCCAGATCCAGATGGCAAAACAGCAGATTGCCATCGCCCAAAGTGATCGCCTGCCCACCCTGGCCCTGGTGGGAGAAGTCCATCGGACTGAACCTGAAGAGGAAGATCCCACAGCCCAGATCGGCATTGTGGCCAGCATGGATCTGTTTGACAGCGGCCGTACAAGCCATAAAAAAGCCCAGGCCACACGACAGCTTGAAAAGGCACTGACCGCAAAAAAGCAGTTATCCAGGGGCATCCGCCTGGAGGTGGAAAAAGCATACCACGATGCCCAGGCCGCACTCAAATCCATTGATGTGGCCCAAAAATCCCTGGATACGGCCCAGGAGGCCCTGGATGCCGCCCGGACCCGTTACCGGGTGGGACTAAGCACCTCGTTGGAACGTCTGGATGCCGAAGTGTCACTGACCCGGGCCAAAACCAATCATATTCACGCGTTAAGTATGTATAACATCGCAGTTGCGGAACTGGAACGCGCCATGGGAAAGGAGTAA
- a CDS encoding efflux RND transporter periplasmic adaptor subunit, protein MNQGRKIFIITALLFCVPALMTLAGCDNASDQNAKQNVSEPPPLVTSMTISAQSRQPAHQFSGEVRGRYETALGFRGPGKIIARHVETGTRVKAGDLLMQVDPKDIQEAVTAASAQVTAAESQYKLAADLLKRFKALYKQDYMSKAEIDRYQNSADSAAAVLKQARAQLTQARNQLAYCDLRADEDGVVLDVRAEAGQVVAAGMPVVIMAKGDLREVEIFVPENQVAQFAPGAMFQVKFWALPDLELKGRLRYVSPVADPITRTYKTRITLIDPPDTVRLGMTASASNVEPQTTGSIFIPLSAVYQTGDSPMVWIIKDHKTTMQKVKLGQAAHGEEIQVAEGLVPGDEIVTTGVHKLSQDQQVRTQSPDKEI, encoded by the coding sequence ATGAATCAAGGCAGAAAAATCTTTATTATAACGGCGTTGCTCTTTTGTGTTCCGGCCCTGATGACCCTGGCCGGATGTGATAACGCGTCGGATCAAAACGCCAAGCAAAATGTATCTGAACCGCCCCCTCTCGTTACCAGTATGACCATTTCCGCCCAGAGCAGGCAACCTGCGCATCAATTTTCGGGCGAGGTCCGGGGGCGGTACGAAACCGCATTGGGATTCCGGGGCCCGGGCAAAATCATTGCCCGTCATGTGGAAACCGGCACCCGGGTCAAGGCAGGTGATCTGCTCATGCAGGTGGACCCCAAAGATATCCAGGAGGCGGTAACGGCGGCCAGCGCCCAGGTCACCGCAGCCGAAAGTCAATATAAACTGGCCGCGGACCTGCTTAAACGCTTTAAAGCCCTTTATAAGCAGGATTACATGAGCAAGGCTGAAATTGACCGCTACCAGAACAGTGCGGACTCGGCCGCAGCGGTGTTAAAACAAGCCCGGGCCCAGCTGACCCAGGCACGTAACCAGCTGGCCTATTGCGATCTTAGGGCAGACGAAGACGGTGTGGTTCTGGATGTCAGGGCTGAAGCGGGACAAGTGGTGGCCGCAGGCATGCCGGTGGTCATCATGGCCAAGGGAGACCTGCGGGAGGTCGAAATCTTTGTGCCCGAAAACCAGGTGGCACAATTTGCTCCAGGCGCCATGTTTCAGGTCAAATTCTGGGCACTTCCCGATCTTGAGCTCAAAGGCCGGCTCCGGTATGTCTCTCCTGTGGCAGATCCCATCACCCGGACCTACAAAACCCGCATTACCCTTATTGATCCCCCGGACACGGTTCGGCTGGGCATGACGGCATCTGCGAGCAACGTTGAACCCCAGACGACCGGCAGCATTTTTATCCCACTGTCAGCTGTCTACCAGACCGGCGATTCGCCCATGGTATGGATAATTAAAGATCACAAAACCACTATGCAGAAAGTCAAACTCGGCCAGGCGGCTCACGGCGAAGAGATCCAGGTCGCTGAGGGCCTGGTCCCGGGCGATGAAATCGTCACCACCGGCGTACACAAGCTTTCACAAGACCAGCAAGTTCGCACCCAATCCCCGGATAAAGAGATATAA